A region from the Gossypium hirsutum isolate 1008001.06 chromosome A08, Gossypium_hirsutum_v2.1, whole genome shotgun sequence genome encodes:
- the LOC107948809 gene encoding uncharacterized protein isoform X1: MIGFGSYGGSAYGGGSSNLSALAPPFTVDRSIPKPSSATPLVDLGEPLNWLDTNPYTFNSPQPAQRLDPIPTSSFDQKSDLFEPKTYFPSYVSPPFHVPTFDEQSLPGLDHTAQWGVGSWGWEKGNPSQQGGSFYSKESNGSPSSIFKDHINLGAHPSKCLNTCEQTSQNFYSLGTEKQVAPPSIDKLDYNPVPGQNLSFMPVGYSNTSVIGSSSALPEADLQVPSLNLVSCKNNLVPFNFPYEKPVRQHDMSGNSPSNVKEPHYLLNFGSKNEFDPSLLSYHVDGNCYLYGDSSATRTDKLSTSNMASKDASDNSFRAKPGVTFTHNGPDNFCSALDSNGVIAMENALENLDHYNPPVDSPCWRGAPSSHNSPFGSSEAVSVQLEKKLEACGDGQELKFMPMNTANMVRLPSEKPGESRMNVENGSVEDSSVSFLKLPSVSIISSRDHLPDVVGKAGSYNRVTSSACKIKFSDDASERKNSNVLFNKSADEVEKPPCTIEQNVTEGRLASKNLLTFETDFSDLVMKINDVSGCGSSHMLCHEVKSLSCSPSSVEDVSTQHSKFFGKEPVSTNSIVILLDTMHNLSKLLLHHCSNESSELKEQDRKSLEKVIKNLNTCMSKNVGQESFLSDLHEGTSMGTPQVAAIDVWSQHVQEKTKHSGKKDEKCSDFIPFESGTGIKARNDKMTQAMKKILVENFHEKDETHHKFFCIRIYGSRQKLLYVPPITWLVSIRLRLK; this comes from the exons ATGATAGGATTTGGATCTTATGGTGGGAGCGCTTATGGAGGAGGATCTTCAAATTTATCAGCTTTAGCTCCACCTTTCACTGTCGATCGATCCATCCCAAAACCTTCTTCTGCTACCCCACTTGTTGATTTGGGTGAACCCTTGAATTGGCTTGATactaatccttatacttttaattcacCCCAACCTGCTCAACGTTTGGACCCAATTCCCACTTCTTCCTTCGACCAGAAATCGGATCTTTTTGAACCCAAGACTTATTTCCCTTCCTATGTCTCACCTCCCTTCCATGTTCCTACTTTCGATGAGCAGAGCTTGCCTGGCCTGGACCATACAGCTCAATGGGGTGTTGGCTCGTGGGGTTGGGAGAAAGGGAACCCGTCTCAGCAAGGTGGGAGTTTCTATTCAAAGGAGTCGAATGGATCTCCTTCCTCCATTTTCAAGGATCATATCAACCTTG GAGCCCATCCCTCTAAGTGCCTGAATACATGTGAACAAACTTCACAAAATTTCTATTCTCTAGGTACGGAAAAGCAAGTTGCCCCCCCTAGTATAGATAAACTAGATTATAACCCTGTCCCAGGGCAAAATCTTTCTTTCATGCCTGTTGGCTACTCGAATACATCAGTTATCGGGTCCAGTTCAGCACTTCCTGAAGCAGATTTGCAGGTACCTTCCTTAAATCTAGTAAGTTGCAAGAACAATCTAGTGCCATTCAACTTTCCATATGAGAAACCTGTGAGACAGCATGATATGAGTGGCAACAGTCCTTCTAATGTGAAGGAACCTCATTATTTGTTAAACTTTGGTAGCAAAAATGAGTTCGACCCAAGTCTACTTAGCTATCATGTTGATGGAAATTGTTATCTGTATGGGGATTCATCAGCAACAAGGACTGACAAGCTTTCGACTTCAAATATGGCATCTAAGGATGCCTCTGATAATTCCTTCAGAGCAAAACCTGGAGTTACTTTTACACATAATGGTCCAGATAATTTCTGTTCGGCACTTGATAGTAATGGAGTCATTGCTATGGAGAATGCTTTAGAGAATTTGGATCATTACAACCCTCCTGTTGACTCACCTTGCTGGAGAGGAGCTCCATCTTCTCATAATTCCCCATTTGGATCTTCAGAGGCTGTTTCAGTGCAGCTTGAAAAGAAACTGGAAGCATGTGGTGATGGTCAAGAACTTAAATTTATGCCTATGAATACTGCTAACATGGTTAGGCTTCCTTCTGAAAAACCAGGTGAAAGCAGGATGAATGTTGAGAATGGGAGTGTGGAAGATAGTTCAGTCTCTTTCTTGAAATTGCCTTCTGTCTCTATCATTTCATCTAGAGATCATCTACCTGACGTCGTTGGGAAAGCAGGATCCTATAACAGAGTAACAAGCTCTGCATGTAAGATAAAATTCTCTGATGATGCAAGTGAACGAAAGAACAGTAATGTCTTATTCAACAAATCAGCGGATGAGGTTGAGAAGCCACCTTGCACCATTGAACAAAATGTTACAGAAGGTAGATTGGCTTCTAAAAATTTGCTCACCTTTGAGACTGATTTTTCTGATCTTGTGATGAAGATAAATGATGTCTCAGGCTGTGGTTCATCTCATATGTTGTGCCATGAAGTAAAAAGTCTTTCATGCTCGCCGTCCTCTGTAGAAGATGTTTCTACTCAGCATTCTAAATTCTTTGGGAAAGAACCAGTTTCAACTAACAGCATAGTTATTCTGTTAGATACAATGCATAACCTGTCGAAATTGCTTCTGCATCACTGCTCCAATGAGTCATCTGAATTGAAGGAACAAGATCGCAAGTCACttgaaaaagtaataaaaaatctTAATACATGCATGTCAAAAAATGTTGGACAAGAATCATTTTTAAGCGATCTACATGAG GGGACAAGCATGGGAACGCCCCAGGTGGCGGCTATTGATGTCTGGAGTCAGCATGTACAAGAGAAAACGAAGCATTCTGGTAAGAAAGATGAGAAATGTTCTGATTTCATTCCTTTCGAGAGTGGTACAGGCATAAAGGCAAGAAATGATAAAATGACCCAG GCTATGAAGAAGATTCTGGTTGAGAATTTTCATGAGAAGGATGAGACACACCACAAGTTCTTTTGTATAAGAATTTATGGCTCGAGGCAGAAGCTGCTTTATGTTCCACCAATTACATGGCTCGTTTCAATAAGATTAAGATTGAAATAG
- the LOC107948809 gene encoding uncharacterized protein isoform X2 produces the protein MIGFGSYGGSAYGGGSSNLSALAPPFTVDRSIPKPSSATPLVDLGEPLNWLDTNPYTFNSPQPAQRLDPIPTSSFDQKSDLFEPKTYFPSYVSPPFHVPTFDEQSLPGLDHTAQWGVGSWGWEKGNPSQQGGSFYSKESNGSPSSIFKDHINLGAHPSKCLNTCEQTSQNFYSLGTEKQVAPPSIDKLDYNPVPGQNLSFMPVGYSNTSVIGSSSALPEADLQVPSLNLVSCKNNLVPFNFPYEKPVRQHDMSGNSPSNVKEPHYLLNFGSKNEFDPSLLSYHVDGNCYLYGDSSATRTDKLSTSNMASKDASDNSFRAKPGVTFTHNGPDNFCSALDSNGVIAMENALENLDHYNPPVDSPCWRGAPSSHNSPFGSSEAVSVQLEKKLEACGDGQELKFMPMNTANMVRLPSEKPGESRMNVENGSVEDSSVSFLKLPSVSIISSRDHLPDVVGKAGSYNRVTSSACKIKFSDDASERKNSNVLFNKSADEVEKPPCTIEQNVTEGCGSSHMLCHEVKSLSCSPSSVEDVSTQHSKFFGKEPVSTNSIVILLDTMHNLSKLLLHHCSNESSELKEQDRKSLEKVIKNLNTCMSKNVGQESFLSDLHEGTSMGTPQVAAIDVWSQHVQEKTKHSGKKDEKCSDFIPFESGTGIKARNDKMTQAMKKILVENFHEKDETHHKFFCIRIYGSRQKLLYVPPITWLVSIRLRLK, from the exons ATGATAGGATTTGGATCTTATGGTGGGAGCGCTTATGGAGGAGGATCTTCAAATTTATCAGCTTTAGCTCCACCTTTCACTGTCGATCGATCCATCCCAAAACCTTCTTCTGCTACCCCACTTGTTGATTTGGGTGAACCCTTGAATTGGCTTGATactaatccttatacttttaattcacCCCAACCTGCTCAACGTTTGGACCCAATTCCCACTTCTTCCTTCGACCAGAAATCGGATCTTTTTGAACCCAAGACTTATTTCCCTTCCTATGTCTCACCTCCCTTCCATGTTCCTACTTTCGATGAGCAGAGCTTGCCTGGCCTGGACCATACAGCTCAATGGGGTGTTGGCTCGTGGGGTTGGGAGAAAGGGAACCCGTCTCAGCAAGGTGGGAGTTTCTATTCAAAGGAGTCGAATGGATCTCCTTCCTCCATTTTCAAGGATCATATCAACCTTG GAGCCCATCCCTCTAAGTGCCTGAATACATGTGAACAAACTTCACAAAATTTCTATTCTCTAGGTACGGAAAAGCAAGTTGCCCCCCCTAGTATAGATAAACTAGATTATAACCCTGTCCCAGGGCAAAATCTTTCTTTCATGCCTGTTGGCTACTCGAATACATCAGTTATCGGGTCCAGTTCAGCACTTCCTGAAGCAGATTTGCAGGTACCTTCCTTAAATCTAGTAAGTTGCAAGAACAATCTAGTGCCATTCAACTTTCCATATGAGAAACCTGTGAGACAGCATGATATGAGTGGCAACAGTCCTTCTAATGTGAAGGAACCTCATTATTTGTTAAACTTTGGTAGCAAAAATGAGTTCGACCCAAGTCTACTTAGCTATCATGTTGATGGAAATTGTTATCTGTATGGGGATTCATCAGCAACAAGGACTGACAAGCTTTCGACTTCAAATATGGCATCTAAGGATGCCTCTGATAATTCCTTCAGAGCAAAACCTGGAGTTACTTTTACACATAATGGTCCAGATAATTTCTGTTCGGCACTTGATAGTAATGGAGTCATTGCTATGGAGAATGCTTTAGAGAATTTGGATCATTACAACCCTCCTGTTGACTCACCTTGCTGGAGAGGAGCTCCATCTTCTCATAATTCCCCATTTGGATCTTCAGAGGCTGTTTCAGTGCAGCTTGAAAAGAAACTGGAAGCATGTGGTGATGGTCAAGAACTTAAATTTATGCCTATGAATACTGCTAACATGGTTAGGCTTCCTTCTGAAAAACCAGGTGAAAGCAGGATGAATGTTGAGAATGGGAGTGTGGAAGATAGTTCAGTCTCTTTCTTGAAATTGCCTTCTGTCTCTATCATTTCATCTAGAGATCATCTACCTGACGTCGTTGGGAAAGCAGGATCCTATAACAGAGTAACAAGCTCTGCATGTAAGATAAAATTCTCTGATGATGCAAGTGAACGAAAGAACAGTAATGTCTTATTCAACAAATCAGCGGATGAGGTTGAGAAGCCACCTTGCACCATTGAACAAAATGTTACAGAAG GCTGTGGTTCATCTCATATGTTGTGCCATGAAGTAAAAAGTCTTTCATGCTCGCCGTCCTCTGTAGAAGATGTTTCTACTCAGCATTCTAAATTCTTTGGGAAAGAACCAGTTTCAACTAACAGCATAGTTATTCTGTTAGATACAATGCATAACCTGTCGAAATTGCTTCTGCATCACTGCTCCAATGAGTCATCTGAATTGAAGGAACAAGATCGCAAGTCACttgaaaaagtaataaaaaatctTAATACATGCATGTCAAAAAATGTTGGACAAGAATCATTTTTAAGCGATCTACATGAG GGGACAAGCATGGGAACGCCCCAGGTGGCGGCTATTGATGTCTGGAGTCAGCATGTACAAGAGAAAACGAAGCATTCTGGTAAGAAAGATGAGAAATGTTCTGATTTCATTCCTTTCGAGAGTGGTACAGGCATAAAGGCAAGAAATGATAAAATGACCCAG GCTATGAAGAAGATTCTGGTTGAGAATTTTCATGAGAAGGATGAGACACACCACAAGTTCTTTTGTATAAGAATTTATGGCTCGAGGCAGAAGCTGCTTTATGTTCCACCAATTACATGGCTCGTTTCAATAAGATTAAGATTGAAATAG
- the LOC107948802 gene encoding nascent polypeptide-associated complex subunit alpha-like protein 2 produces MSPGPVVEAAHPETELLPNPSAEEPQKKPLSEEEEVVVEDVKEIEIEDDEEEEEDDDDKEDSAQGANASSKQSRSEKKSRKAMLKLGMKPVTDVSRVTIKRTKNILFFISKPDVFKSPNSETYVIFGEAKIEDLSSQLQTQAAQQFRMPDLASVMAKSDTSAAAAGTAADEEEEEIDETGVEQRDIDLVMTQAGVSRSKAVKALKAHKGDIVSAIMELTT; encoded by the exons ATGTCGCCAGGTCCCGTGGTTGAAGCAGCCCACCCTGAAACTGAACTCCTTCCTAATCCTTCCGCTGAGGAACCCCAGAAGAAGCCTTTG AGCGAGGAGGAGGAGGTTGTGGTTGAGGACGTCAAGGAAATTGAGATAGAAGATGacgaggaggaggaggaggatgaCGATGATAAGGAAGATAGTGCCCAAG GTGCTAATGCCAGTTCAAAGCAAAGCAGAAGCGAGAAGAAGAGCCGGAAGGCAATGTTAAAGCTGGGGATGAAGCCTGTTACTGATGTAAGCAGGGTCACCATCAAAAGAACCAAGAAT ATATTGTTTTTCATCTCCAAACCTGATGTCTTCAAGAGTCCGAATTCGGAGACGTATGTCATCTTCGGCGAGGCCAAGATAGAGGATTTGAGTTCTCAGCTACAGACCCAAGCTGCTCAGCAGTTCAGGATGCCGGACTTGGCCTCTGTGATGGCAAAATCAGACACCTCTGCAGCAGCTGCTGGAACAGCAGCGGATGAGGAAGAGGAAGAAATCGACGAGACTGGAGTAGAGCAAAGGGACATTGACTTGGTCATGACACAGGCTGGGGTGTCGAGGAGCAAGGCTGTCAAGGCTCTCAAGGCTCACAAGGGGGACATTGTTAGTGCTATTATGGAACTTACCACTTAA